The Labrenzia sp. CE80 genome window below encodes:
- a CDS encoding metallopeptidase family protein: MGSSRPGRRTEWADRFAPDLEVFEALASETLANLPHEILAQCGHMQVSLADYAEDAVLNALGIEDPHDLLGLFEGAGLTEGAAELVTGQMPNRIWLFRRPILDYWASNPETLGEIVSHVLVHEIGHHFGLSDADMDRIEAAAEV, encoded by the coding sequence ATGGGGTCCAGCCGTCCCGGGCGCAGAACCGAATGGGCAGATCGTTTCGCTCCTGATCTGGAGGTCTTCGAAGCCCTGGCGAGCGAAACTCTTGCCAACCTGCCGCACGAAATTCTGGCCCAATGCGGGCACATGCAGGTCAGTCTGGCGGACTATGCCGAGGATGCTGTGCTCAATGCCCTGGGTATTGAAGATCCGCATGATCTTCTGGGGCTTTTTGAGGGTGCAGGACTGACGGAAGGCGCTGCGGAACTTGTAACAGGTCAGATGCCAAACCGGATCTGGCTGTTCCGCCGTCCTATCTTGGACTACTGGGCGTCAAATCCCGAAACGCTGGGCGAGATCGTCTCTCATGTGCTTGTCCATGAGATTGGCCATCATTTCGGTCTGTCCGACGCGGACATGGACAGAATTGAAGCCGCAGCGGAGGTTTGA
- the phnF gene encoding phosphonate metabolism transcriptional regulator PhnF, whose translation MTKQMKIDRGAGIAIWRQIAEWLKAEISSGTFVTGSKLPTEADIAARFDVNRHTVRRAIAVLVNEGILRADQGRGTFVAAAPMNYPIGSRTRFSEIVSGQHKTPSGRMIGSGLEEADALLAAELKLPLGVQLIRIETLRVVDGIPVLVATSWFEQARFPGLVAAYAETGSFTKALQQCGLDDYSRLETRVSAELIDPQDAAFLQIPEGQAILIVESTNVDDAGRPTQYTRTRMAADRIQLVIES comes from the coding sequence ATGACGAAGCAGATGAAAATCGACCGCGGCGCCGGGATCGCCATCTGGCGCCAGATCGCCGAATGGCTGAAGGCTGAAATCAGCTCGGGAACGTTTGTGACCGGGTCCAAGCTTCCGACGGAGGCGGATATCGCCGCGCGGTTTGACGTCAATCGCCATACGGTGCGCCGGGCGATTGCTGTCTTGGTCAATGAGGGAATTCTGCGGGCCGACCAGGGCCGGGGAACCTTTGTCGCAGCAGCGCCGATGAACTATCCGATTGGCAGCCGCACGCGGTTCTCGGAGATCGTTTCGGGCCAACACAAAACGCCTAGTGGGCGGATGATTGGATCTGGCCTTGAAGAAGCGGATGCTCTGCTGGCGGCCGAACTCAAACTGCCACTTGGCGTCCAACTGATACGGATCGAAACGTTGCGTGTAGTCGACGGAATACCGGTGCTGGTCGCGACAAGCTGGTTCGAACAGGCAAGGTTTCCAGGGCTCGTGGCCGCTTATGCGGAAACGGGCTCATTCACCAAGGCGCTCCAGCAATGCGGCCTTGATGACTATAGCCGTCTTGAAACGCGCGTCAGTGCCGAGCTGATCGATCCGCAGGACGCGGCGTTCCTGCAAATTCCCGAGGGGCAGGCGATCTTGATCGTTGAAAGCACGAACGTGGATGATGCCGGCCGGCCGACGCAATACACTCGCACCCGAATGGCGGCGGACCGTATCCAGCTCGTGATCGAGAGCTGA
- a CDS encoding disulfide bond formation protein B: MTNIAKSKAIALLLLVAGLAAICTAWGFQLIGGYVPCKLCLEQRVPYYAGLPLTVFGLLLMSRNRPRLASGVMVVVALVFAYGAGLGIYQSGAEWGFWAGPSDCGGGSAGPADAANMLSALKATRVVSCTEASWRMLGLSFAGWNAVASAGLTLLAALSAALSFRGERQS; encoded by the coding sequence ATGACCAACATTGCCAAATCGAAGGCTATCGCTCTTCTCCTTCTGGTTGCTGGCCTCGCCGCAATTTGCACGGCCTGGGGCTTTCAGCTGATCGGCGGCTATGTTCCCTGCAAATTGTGCCTTGAGCAGCGGGTTCCCTATTATGCCGGACTGCCGCTGACGGTCTTTGGGCTGCTTTTGATGAGCCGGAACCGACCCAGGCTTGCGAGTGGCGTGATGGTCGTTGTCGCTCTGGTCTTTGCCTATGGCGCGGGCCTTGGCATCTATCAGTCCGGCGCGGAGTGGGGCTTCTGGGCTGGGCCGTCTGATTGCGGCGGCGGCAGCGCTGGTCCTGCGGACGCCGCCAACATGCTTTCAGCACTCAAGGCCACGCGGGTGGTCAGTTGCACGGAGGCAAGCTGGCGCATGTTGGGGCTTTCCTTTGCGGGCTGGAATGCCGTTGCCTCTGCAGGCCTGACACTGCTGGCTGCGCTCTCGGCTGCGCTTTCGTTTCGCGGCGAGCGTCAGTCATGA
- a CDS encoding cupin domain-containing protein: MAVAEQKREDLADIELVEAVDETTSTVADIADPLDDTGVFTLARLTKDTLQPSPINPDWILEGNPEAKVRNLSVMSRGWATTDHWSCTAGKFRWHYAWDETVMFLEGEVVITDDEGQVYVGRPGTSLFFPAGSSATWVVPRYIRKIAFNQRPVPAYLHILARGANKVFKVLGLPTMP, from the coding sequence ATGGCTGTCGCGGAGCAAAAACGAGAAGATCTGGCAGACATCGAGCTGGTCGAAGCGGTTGACGAAACCACCTCTACAGTCGCCGACATTGCTGATCCTCTAGATGACACTGGCGTCTTCACGCTCGCCCGCTTGACCAAGGACACACTTCAGCCGTCACCAATCAACCCTGACTGGATCCTCGAGGGCAACCCGGAAGCAAAGGTGCGCAATCTCTCGGTCATGAGCCGTGGCTGGGCAACCACCGATCACTGGTCTTGCACGGCCGGGAAATTCCGCTGGCACTACGCCTGGGACGAGACGGTCATGTTTCTCGAGGGCGAGGTCGTCATTACTGATGACGAAGGTCAGGTCTATGTTGGCCGTCCCGGCACCAGTCTTTTCTTTCCGGCGGGCTCTTCAGCAACCTGGGTGGTTCCCCGGTATATCCGCAAGATCGCCTTCAACCAGCGCCCCGTTCCAGCCTACCTTCACATCTTGGCACGCGGTGCAAACAAGGTCTTCAAGGTCCTCGGGCTGCCGACCATGCCATAA
- a CDS encoding YqaA family protein, with product MLRRLYDWTLSLASGPRAPAALGTVSFVESSVFPIPPDILLIPMVIARKEKAWFLALLCTVTSVLGGLAGYMIGSFLFQQVAEPILGFYGYLDKFESFSEIFNAWGWWFVFIAGLTPFPYKVITIASGAAGLSLPIFLLASIVSRGIRFFVVAALLYFFGPPIRDFIEKRLGLMFTLFVVLLVGGFVLIKLI from the coding sequence ATGTTACGCCGTTTGTACGATTGGACCTTGTCCCTTGCCTCCGGACCCCGTGCGCCTGCAGCTCTGGGAACGGTATCGTTTGTCGAGAGCTCGGTTTTTCCGATCCCGCCCGACATTCTTCTGATCCCCATGGTCATCGCCCGAAAGGAGAAGGCCTGGTTTCTGGCGCTTCTGTGCACGGTGACCTCGGTTCTGGGCGGACTCGCCGGCTACATGATCGGGTCGTTCCTGTTCCAGCAGGTCGCTGAACCGATCCTCGGCTTTTACGGATATCTCGACAAGTTCGAGAGCTTCAGCGAGATTTTCAACGCCTGGGGCTGGTGGTTCGTATTCATCGCCGGGCTGACGCCATTTCCTTACAAGGTCATCACAATCGCCAGCGGCGCGGCCGGGCTCAGCCTGCCGATCTTCCTGCTGGCGAGTATCGTCTCTCGCGGTATCCGCTTTTTCGTGGTCGCGGCTCTGCTCTATTTCTTCGGCCCACCAATCCGTGACTTTATCGAAAAACGCCTCGGCCTAATGTTCACCTTGTTCGTAGTGCTTCTGGTCGGCGGTTTCGTATTGATCAAGTTGATTTGA
- the phnG gene encoding phosphonate C-P lyase system protein PhnG, which yields MSEETTASPPSSPADQTTARRQEIMAVMAETPASALAKAFESYPDHPSHELVRGPETGLVMVRGRMGGTGGAFNLGEVTVTRCVVRLASGETGSSYILGRHKQHALQAAILDGLWQNPDHRQKVEDDILAPLENSRHQRQEEIKAETAATKVDFFTMVRGDD from the coding sequence ATGTCCGAAGAAACCACGGCCTCACCGCCCTCAAGCCCGGCCGACCAGACCACCGCACGCCGGCAGGAAATCATGGCAGTGATGGCCGAAACCCCGGCATCCGCACTCGCAAAAGCTTTTGAAAGCTACCCGGATCATCCCTCCCACGAGTTGGTCCGCGGACCGGAAACAGGGCTCGTGATGGTCCGGGGCCGCATGGGCGGCACCGGCGGCGCCTTCAACCTCGGCGAAGTGACCGTAACACGCTGCGTCGTGCGCTTGGCAAGCGGTGAAACCGGAAGCTCTTACATTCTTGGCCGGCACAAGCAGCACGCTCTTCAGGCGGCCATTCTGGACGGTCTTTGGCAGAATCCAGACCATCGGCAAAAGGTCGAAGACGACATTCTTGCGCCACTCGAAAACAGCCGCCACCAAAGGCAGGAAGAGATCAAGGCGGAAACAGCGGCCACAAAGGTCGACTTCTTCACCATGGTTCGTGGAGACGATTGA
- a CDS encoding CYTH and CHAD domain-containing protein — translation MSSSPKEIELKLEVPPQAQETLRKSPAPEGFTASRAVTKTLQSIYFDTADQALRRARISLRVRKVGQSWVQTAKIGTGVIGGMSSAVEAEHAVAGRAIDLTVIEDPQVLRHLVETIKGAPLAETFETIIKRTTRVLTAEDGSRIEVAFDVGDIKAGERSSPLAEVELELLEGASGNLYAAAQGILEDTPFHFSPYSKAERGFRLAGGESSGVDAPSLAKKVELTASESVEHAFRSVLRSCLEQIAHNRMAVLTSDDPEGPHQLRVGLRRLRSAFRLFRPALNPLTFRPLDASARTLAGKVGELRDLDVLASEIVAPLSDHAPQNLSLDPLLKHLTKTRVSCRNELIDYLQSTEINAFLFSLAAYTEGRGWLDAENFDQTTLLAAPISAFAREAQNKQWRKVSKHGSGIEEMSVPERHEMRKALKKLRYGIEFFGSLYPKAEVKPFLKRMKKLQDIFGYLNDVAMAEKLLDLPSVKGAGASDTSLAMGFAIGWHEAQATQMWRHAKDYWTGTKGAPKFWR, via the coding sequence ATGAGCAGTTCGCCAAAAGAAATCGAGCTTAAGCTCGAAGTGCCGCCGCAAGCACAGGAAACCCTGCGCAAATCTCCTGCGCCAGAAGGTTTCACGGCTTCCCGAGCGGTGACGAAAACGCTCCAATCGATCTATTTCGATACAGCTGATCAGGCCCTGAGAAGAGCCCGGATATCGCTTCGTGTCCGCAAGGTCGGCCAGAGCTGGGTGCAAACGGCCAAAATCGGCACAGGGGTCATTGGCGGCATGTCATCAGCCGTTGAGGCAGAGCATGCCGTGGCTGGCCGGGCAATCGACCTCACGGTCATTGAAGATCCGCAAGTCCTGCGCCACCTCGTTGAAACCATCAAGGGCGCACCGCTTGCTGAGACTTTTGAGACAATCATCAAGCGCACCACTCGCGTCCTGACGGCCGAAGACGGCAGCCGCATTGAAGTCGCCTTTGACGTGGGAGATATCAAGGCCGGAGAGCGCTCCTCTCCCCTGGCCGAGGTCGAGCTGGAGTTGCTGGAAGGCGCAAGCGGAAACCTCTACGCCGCAGCTCAAGGTATTCTGGAAGACACCCCTTTCCACTTTTCTCCCTACAGCAAGGCAGAACGCGGCTTCCGTCTCGCTGGCGGCGAGAGCTCTGGAGTAGATGCGCCAAGCCTCGCCAAGAAGGTTGAGCTAACGGCTTCCGAAAGCGTCGAACATGCGTTCAGAAGCGTTCTGAGATCTTGCCTCGAGCAAATCGCGCACAATCGAATGGCAGTGCTCACCAGCGACGATCCGGAAGGTCCACACCAGCTGCGCGTCGGCTTGAGGCGCCTGCGCAGCGCCTTTCGGCTGTTCCGACCTGCGCTCAATCCGCTAACGTTTCGACCACTTGACGCAAGCGCGCGTACATTGGCCGGTAAAGTCGGTGAGTTACGCGATCTTGATGTACTTGCGAGCGAAATCGTCGCCCCCCTTTCAGATCATGCACCGCAGAACCTGTCCCTGGATCCCTTGCTGAAGCATCTGACGAAAACCCGCGTCAGCTGCCGAAACGAGCTGATCGACTATCTGCAGTCGACCGAAATCAACGCGTTCCTCTTCTCTCTCGCCGCCTATACGGAGGGGCGCGGATGGCTGGATGCAGAAAATTTCGACCAGACTACGCTGCTTGCAGCACCGATTTCAGCCTTCGCGCGCGAGGCCCAGAACAAGCAATGGCGCAAAGTTTCCAAACACGGATCAGGCATCGAAGAAATGTCGGTTCCCGAGCGCCATGAGATGCGCAAGGCGCTCAAGAAGCTGCGATATGGGATCGAGTTCTTCGGCTCGCTCTATCCGAAGGCCGAGGTCAAACCATTCCTGAAGCGAATGAAAAAGCTCCAGGATATCTTTGGCTATCTGAACGACGTCGCAATGGCGGAAAAACTGCTTGATCTTCCCAGCGTCAAGGGTGCCGGCGCCTCTGACACGTCTCTTGCGATGGGCTTTGCAATTGGCTGGCACGAGGCCCAGGCGACGCAAATGTGGCGGCACGCGAAGGACTACTGGACGGGAACGAAAGGCGCGCCAAAGTTCTGGCGCTAA